Proteins from one Sphingopyxis terrae subsp. terrae NBRC 15098 genomic window:
- a CDS encoding TrbC/VirB2 family protein, whose amino-acid sequence MQSLTLSRRSGAINQNPSKFGQAMTFAVPLAVAALAASAAYAGADTTFTPALTKFTDFLEGSGGKIITVLSLAGGLIGLASGRFSLGQVAVPVGVGIGVGTGVPIVTSVVTAVI is encoded by the coding sequence ATGCAGTCTCTCACCCTCTCCCGGCGTTCCGGCGCCATCAATCAGAACCCCTCGAAGTTCGGGCAGGCGATGACCTTCGCTGTACCGCTTGCGGTCGCAGCACTGGCCGCCAGCGCCGCCTACGCTGGCGCCGACACGACCTTCACCCCTGCCCTCACGAAATTCACCGATTTCCTCGAAGGCTCGGGCGGCAAGATCATCACCGTCCTCAGCCTTGCAGGCGGCCTCATCGGTCTCGCATCGGGCCGGTTCTCGCTCGGACAGGTCGCTGTTCCTGTCGGTGTCGGCATCGGCGTCGGCACGGGTGTTCCGATCGTCACCTCGGTCGTCACCGCGGTCATCTGA